One window of Trifolium pratense cultivar HEN17-A07 linkage group LG5, ARS_RC_1.1, whole genome shotgun sequence genomic DNA carries:
- the LOC123886262 gene encoding protein FAR1-RELATED SEQUENCE 5-like, translating into MNQSTRDTGKTGPTAAEYQRQRSDESTNIMSNNNSDGGDRGEYEDEYGGQNGNGDEDCSGDDSVEYEDEHEHEGNEDDRGKYEDEHEGNGDEDGSGDDSGGEYGDLSGDGDGDGSEYSSSEESDENNSTEDEITIDGLTDILKIDMKNISIDDVSRYDFCDLEVAYQFNCWYSRMNGFSVRKSKVGRNSKGEKLQQTFVCSNEGYREDKGLNTKSRKREPRRETKCGCEAKFRVHINTLSGRCAADDSQIQSFRKVGIKTCQVFGSFANNSGGYHKIGFIKKDLYNQVGKQKRQQSSDASTALKFLKDVGSKDPLMFVKHTIDNEGRLQHLFWCDGESRLNYRVFGDVLAFDATYRKIKYMCPFVVFSGVNHHNQIVFATALVSKENEETYVWLLEQFMEAMEGKMPIYVITDGDLAMKNAIRRVFPRAHHRLCAWHLLCNTISNVGIPDVMPYLKKCMLGDIEVSRFEETWDEMVNKFGLEDNTWIRDLYEKRNMCATALICGNFFAGIRTTSWCEALHSHIGKFVQSRCNLTDFVEQFHRCLTYFRFREVESDFESNYGQFVLQTSLRSIERFASRHFTNKMFILFRPVLSKASLIRVLECHEMAMYSIYLVTKWKSSRIVWNVSYCPSPVDIRCSCQRMESIGLPCEHIIVVLVNLDFDELPGYLVLNRWSKTAKENISGSCTNASFYWDSHLIARLANLHYLFKELAVVAHRNDEDYKHIVNLMTVEINKLREKHGNAGSAENIETENIDETLKDPEIVRSKEYGQSTKGSSYKCGACGIVGHNIRSCQNITANTTMNEQSDSQMHQFGSSAAEFMLSSSHS; encoded by the exons ATGAATCAAAGCACACGAGACACTGGAAAAACAGGTCCGACGGCAGCTGAATATCAAAGGCAG AGATCGGACGAGTCAACAAATATTATGAGTAATAATAATAGTGATGGAGGTGATAGAGGTGAGTATGAAGATGAGTATGGAGGTCAAAATGGGAATGGCGATGAGGATTGTAGCGGAGATGATAGCGTTGAGTATGAAGATGAACATGAACATGAAGGGAATGAAGATGATAGAGGTAAGTATGAAGATGAACATGAAGGCAATGGAGACGAGGATGGTAGTGGAGATGATAGTGGTGGTGAGTATGGAGATCTAAGTGGAGATGGAGACGGAGATGGTAGTGAGTATAGTAGTAGTGAAGAATCAGATGAAAATAACTCTACAGAAGATGAAATAACCATAGATGGTTTGACAGATATTTTGAAGAttgatatgaaaaatattagcaTTGATGATGTTAGTAGGTACGATTTTTGTGATTTAGAAGTTGCTTATCAATTCAATTGTTGGTATTCTAGAATGAATGGTTTCTCTGTACGCAAAAGCAAGGTTGGTAGGAATAGCAAGGGTGAAAAGTTGCAACAAACATTTGTTTGTTCAAATGAAGGATACAGAGAAGATAAGGGTTTAAATACGAAAAGTCGAAAGCGTGAACCAAGGCGTGAAACTAAGTGTGGTTGTGAGGCTAAATTTCGTGTTCACATTAATACTCTATCAGGGAGATG TGCAGCTGATGATTCTCAAATTCAAAGTTTTAGAAAAGTTGGGATTAAGACTTGTCAAGTGTTTGGTTCGTTTGCAAACAACTCTGGAGGGTATCACAAGATAGGTTTTATAAAAAAGGACCTATATAATCAAGTTGGTAAACAAAAACGCCAACAATCATCTGATGCCTCTACCGCGTTAAAGTTTCTCAAAGATGTGGGATCTAAAGACCCGTTGATGTTTGTTAAGCACACAATTGACAATGAAGGGAGGTTGCAACATCTATTTTGGTGTGATGGGGAAAGTAGATTGAATTATAGAGTGTTTGGTGATGTCTTGGCTTTTGACGCCACATATCGGAAGATCAAGTATATGTGTCCTTTTGTCGTATTTTCTGGTGTTAATCACCATAATCAAATAGTTTTTGCAACTGCACTTGTGTCGAAGGAGAATGAAGAAACATATGTGTGGCTTTTGGAACAATTTATGGAGGCAATGGAAGGCAAGATGCCAATCTATGTTATAACTGATGGTGATTTAGCCATGAAGAATGCAATACGGAGAGTATTTCCTAGAGCCCACCACCGGTTATGTGCATGGCATTTGCTATGCAATACAATTAGCAATGTAGGTATTCCAGATGTCATGCCGTACCTAAAGAAGTGCATGTTAGGTGACATTGAAGTGAGTCGATTCGAAGAAACATGGGATGAAATGGTTAATAAGTTTGGATTGGAAGACAACACTTGGATAAGAGATTTGTATGAAAAAAGAAACATGTGTGCTACAGCTTTGATATGTGGAAATTTTTTTGCAGGGATAAGGACCACTTCATGGTGTGAAGCGTTGCACAGTCATATTGGAAAGTTTGTTCAGTCGAGATGTAATTTAACTGATTTTGTTGAACAATTCCATAGGTGCCTTACTTACTTTCGGTTTAGGGAAGTGGAATCTGATTTTGAATCGAATTATGGTCAGTTTGTGTTGCAAACAAGTTTGAGGTCCATTGAGAGGTTTGCATCAAGGCATTTCACAAATAagatgtttattttatttcgaCCCGTCTTATCTAAGGCATCCTTAATAAGGGTGTTGGAGTGCCATGAGATGGCAATGTACTCAATTTATTTGGTGACAAAGTGGAAGAGTTCTAGAATAGTGTGGAATGTTTCTTATTGCCCATCACCTGTAGATATTAGATGTTCTTGCCAAAGGATGGAGTCCATAGGTTTGCCTTGTGAGCACATTATAGTTGTGTTGGTGAACTTAGACTTTGATGAGTTGCCTGGATATTTGGTATTGAATAGATGGTCTAAGACTGCGAAGGAAAACATTAGCGGAAGTTGCACAAATGCCTCATTTTACTGGGATTCTCATTTGATTGCTAGACTTGCAAATTTAcactatttatttaaagaattaGCAGTGGTTGCACACCGCAATGATGAAGACTACAAACATATTGTTAATCTCATGACAGTTGAAATTAATAAGTTGAGAGAGAAGCATGGAAATGCAGGCAGTGCAGAAAATATCGAGACTGAAAACATTGACGAGACACTAAAGGATCCCGAAATTGTGAGATCGAAGGAATATGGCCAGAGCACTAAAGGATCCAGCTATAAGTGCGGCGCTTGTGGTATAGTTGGGCACAATATAAGATCTTGCCAAAACATTACTGCTAATACAACAATGAACGAACAGTCTGACAGTCAAATG CATCAGTTTGGAAGCTCCGCTGCTGAGTTTATGCTTTCAAGCAGTCATTCCTAG
- the LOC123887163 gene encoding universal stress protein PHOS32-like translates to MASGRRLGVAVDFSPCSVKALQWTVDNLVREGDNIILVIVSPEEYEHGEMQLWSVTGSPLIPLAEFNDSTLSKKYEIKPSPEVIKIATSAVEQKKVVVHVKIYWGDAGEKLCEAIEQIPLDSLTMGNRGLGTIKRAIMGSVSNHVVNHATCPIIVVKTPDHQH, encoded by the exons ATGGCAAGTGGAAGGAGATTGGGTGTAGCTGTGGATTTCTCACCATGCAGTGTCAAAGCATTGCAATGGACGGTGGATAATCTTGTCAGAGAAGGTGATAACATCATTCTTGTTATTGTTAGCCCAGAAGAGTATGAGCATGGTGAAATGCAGCTTTGGTCTGTTACCGGCTCAC CTCTAATACCTCTAGCTGAATTCAATGACTCTACACTCTCAAAGAAATATGAAATCAAACCCAGCCCTGAAGTTATCAAAATCGCCACATCTGCCGTAGAGCAGAAAAAG GTTGTGGTGCATGTAAAGATCTATTGGGGAGATGCTGGTGAAAAATTATGTGAAGCAATTGAACAAATACCTCTAGATAGTCTTACCATGGGAAACAGAGGCCTTGGAACCATTAAAAG ggCTATAATGGGGAGTGTTAGCAACCATGTAGTGAATCATGCTACATGTCCAATTATTGTGGTGAAGACTCCAGACCACCagcattaa
- the LOC123887543 gene encoding uncharacterized protein LOC123887543 — translation MCWGEKEGKRQEQGGASRTIAILHFLYNQSHTSGLWVVEWMSMEHAFFVNAPQMLDENVVRMKVALRLLMGPHNDYFKSVSSNALSYWSKLINKGPENAKLEGTES, via the exons ATGTGTTGGGGAGAAAAAGAGGGAAAAAGGCAAGAACAAGGTGGAGCTTCAAGAACCATTGCCATCCTCCATTTTCTTTACAATCAAAG TCACACTTCTGGACTATGGGTCGTGGAGTGGATGTCTATGGAGCATGCATTCTTTGTAAATGCACCACAAATG CTTGATGAAAATGTGGTTCGCATGAAAGTGGCTCTACGTCTGTTAATGGGTCCCCATAATGACTACTTCAAGAGTGTATCGTCAAATGCACTCTCTTATTGGTCGAAATTGATCAACAAAGGGCCTGAAAATGCCAAACTTGAAGGAACTGAATCTTGA